A single genomic interval of Carassius gibelio isolate Cgi1373 ecotype wild population from Czech Republic chromosome A22, carGib1.2-hapl.c, whole genome shotgun sequence harbors:
- the LOC127942745 gene encoding transcription factor E2-alpha isoform X8 produces MNEPHQRMATVGTDKELSDLLDFSAMFAPPVANGKNRPTTLASSQFSGSGMEERSSPWAAGEQNSPSFNQNYGEGSHYNEHDGLSSPFLGTGVSGKNERGPYSSFGGQPGFLPSDIAMPSSDAMSPSGLKPGSQFYQSYPSNPRRRPSDGSMEPQPKKIRKPPGLPSSVYAATSGDDYIRDGAAYPGSKPGSVYPGSFYMQEGLHSSSDPWAPSVSIGQSGYTAMMGNSPHISQPGTFSAINPQDRMNYPLHGADVNGFHSGSAAYSHTSAMNGSDSILASRGSVTSSSGDEIGKALASIYPSDHNSNNFSTPSTPVGSPQGIAGAAQWPRASGQAALSPNYEGGLHALQNKMEDRLEEAIHVLRSHAVGQSPGIPRAHADVHGLLGAVSTSSGSIGGLPQAYSNPGLPLSNRHPAMAGSHQDDRACLPPSSTLLQSTHASDTPQPGGAPEGFSSLPGGLAPATHPSNKSDIKSEDKEDDENSSVADKSEEEKKESKPSRTRTSLDNEDDEDLPPELKVEREKERRVANNARERLRVRDINEAFKELGRMCQLHLSNDKPQTKLLILHQAVNVILNLEQQVRERNLNPKAACLKRREEEKVSGVVGDTQMQLSGPHPGLGGDGRM; encoded by the exons ATGAACGAGCCTCACCAGAGAATGGCTACAGTGGGAACAGATAAAGAACTCAGTGACCTGTTGGATTTCAGTGCG ATGTTTGCACCCCCTGTGGCTAATGGGAAGAACAGACCAACCACACTTGCTAGCAGTCAATTTAGTGGTTCAG GTATGGAAGAGCGTAGTAGTCCCTGGGCTGCTGGAGAGCAGAACAGTCCCTCTTTTAACCAG AACTATGGAGAAGGCTCACACTACAATGAACACGATGGACTATCTTCCCCATTCCTTGGCACAGGAGTTAGTG GAAAGAATGAAAGGGGGCCTTACTCTTCCTTTGGGGGCCAG CCTGGGTTCCTGCCCTCAGACATCGCCATGCCTTCTTCAGATGCCATGTCTCCATCCGGACTGAAGCCCGGCTCACAGTTTTACCAGTCATACCCCAGCAACCCCCGGAGACGCCCCTCAGATGGAAGCATGG AACCCCAACCAAAAAAGATCAGGAAGCCACCAGGACTGCCATCATCA GTTTATGCCGCCACCTCTGGTGATGACTATATCCGAGATGGTGCTGCCTACCCAGGCTCCAAACCTGGCTCTGTGTACCCAGGATCTTTTTACATGCAAG AGGGCCTACACTCCTCTTCGGACCCCTGGGCCCCCTCTGTATCCATAGGCCAATCGGGATACACGGCTATGATGGGGAATTCGCCACACATCAGTCAGCCAGGCACATTCTCTGCAATAAACCCACAAGACCGAATG AACTATCCCTTGCACGGAGCGGACGTGAATGGTTTCCATTCGGGCTCCGCAGCCTATAGCCACACATCCGCCATGAATGGATCCGACAGCATTTTGG CAAGCAGAGGTTCAGTCACAAGCAGCTCAGGTGATGAGATCGGAAAAGCTCTTGCTTCG ATCTATCCTTCGGACCACAACAGCAACAACTTCTCCACTCCTTCCACTCCTGTGGGCTCCCCTCAGGGCATTGCAG GTGCAGCACAGTGGCCGAGAGCTTCTGGTCAGGCTGCGCTCTCTCCTAACTATGAGGGAGGACTACATGCACTG CAGAACAAAATGGAAGACCGGCTGGAGGAGGCCATCCATGTGCTGCGAAGTCATGCGGTGGGTCAGTCCCCGGGAATTCCCCGAGCCCATGCTGACGTGCACGGCCTACTGGGTGCCGTCTCCACATCCAGTGGATCTATCGGGGGTCTCCCTCAGGCCTACTCCAACCCAGGACTACCCCTGAGCAACAGACACCCTGCCATG GCTGGAAGCCATCAAGATGACCGTGCCTGCCTTCCTCCCAGCAGCACCCTGTTGCAGTCCACTCATGCTTCAGACACCCCACAGCCTGGAGGAGCACCAGAGGGTTTTAGCA GTTTGCCCGGAGGCTTGGCCCCCGCCACGCATCCCTCAAACAAATCTGACATTAAGAGTGAAGACAAGGAGGACGATGAGAACTCCTCTGTGGCCGATAAGTCTGAGGAAGAGAAGAAGGAAAGTAAACCATCTCGCACCAGAACAAG TCTAGACAATGAAGACGATGAGGATTTGCCGCCAGAGTTAAAGGTGGAGCGGGAGAAAGAGCGGCGAGTGGCCAACAACGCACGAGAGCGACTGCGCGTGCGTGACATCAACGAGGCCTTTAAAGAGTTGGGCCGCATGTGCCAGCTGCACCTGAGCAACGATAAACCCCAGACCAAACTGCTCATCCTGCACCAGGCCGTCAACGTGATCCTAAACCTGGAGCAACAAGTCCGTG AACGCAACCTGAACCCAAAAGCGGCATGTCTGAAGCGACGTGAAGAGGAGAAAGTGTCCGGGGTGGTAGGAGACACTCAAATGCAGCTGTCCGGACCGCATCCAGGACTGGGAGGAGATGGCCGCATGTGA
- the LOC127942745 gene encoding transcription factor E2-alpha isoform X7, translating into MGRTDQPHLLAVNLVVQNYGEGSHYNEHDGLSSPFLGTGVSGKNERGPYSSFGGQPGFLPSDIAMPSSDAMSPSGLKPGSQFYQSYPSNPRRRPSDGSMEPQPKKIRKPPGLPSSVYAATSGDDYIRDGAAYPGSKPGSVYPGSFYMQEGLHSSSDPWAPSVSIGQSGYTAMMGNSPHISQPGTFSAINPQDRMNYPLHGADVNGFHSGSAAYSHTSAMNGSDSILASRGSVTSSSGDEIGKALASIYPSDHNSNNFSTPSTPVGSPQGIAAGAAQWPRASGQAALSPNYEGGLHALQNKMEDRLEEAIHVLRSHAVGQSPGIPRAHADVHGLLGAVSTSSGSIGGLPQAYSNPGLPLSNRHPAMAGSHQDDRACLPPSSTLLQSTHASDTPQPGGAPEGFSSLPGGLAPATHPSNKSDIKSEDKEDDENSSVADKSEEEKKESKPSRTRTRKEVFTHQVLSGLSDQGEDLDNEDDEDLPPELKVEREKERRVANNARERLRVRDINEAFKELGRMCQLHLSNDKPQTKLLILHQAVNVILNLEQQVRERNLNPKAACLKRREEEKVSGVVGDTQMQLSGPHPGLGGDGRM; encoded by the exons ATGGGAAGAACAGACCAACCACACTTGCTAGCAGTCAATTTAGTGGTTCAG AACTATGGAGAAGGCTCACACTACAATGAACACGATGGACTATCTTCCCCATTCCTTGGCACAGGAGTTAGTG GAAAGAATGAAAGGGGGCCTTACTCTTCCTTTGGGGGCCAG CCTGGGTTCCTGCCCTCAGACATCGCCATGCCTTCTTCAGATGCCATGTCTCCATCCGGACTGAAGCCCGGCTCACAGTTTTACCAGTCATACCCCAGCAACCCCCGGAGACGCCCCTCAGATGGAAGCATGG AACCCCAACCAAAAAAGATCAGGAAGCCACCAGGACTGCCATCATCA GTTTATGCCGCCACCTCTGGTGATGACTATATCCGAGATGGTGCTGCCTACCCAGGCTCCAAACCTGGCTCTGTGTACCCAGGATCTTTTTACATGCAAG AGGGCCTACACTCCTCTTCGGACCCCTGGGCCCCCTCTGTATCCATAGGCCAATCGGGATACACGGCTATGATGGGGAATTCGCCACACATCAGTCAGCCAGGCACATTCTCTGCAATAAACCCACAAGACCGAATG AACTATCCCTTGCACGGAGCGGACGTGAATGGTTTCCATTCGGGCTCCGCAGCCTATAGCCACACATCCGCCATGAATGGATCCGACAGCATTTTGG CAAGCAGAGGTTCAGTCACAAGCAGCTCAGGTGATGAGATCGGAAAAGCTCTTGCTTCG ATCTATCCTTCGGACCACAACAGCAACAACTTCTCCACTCCTTCCACTCCTGTGGGCTCCCCTCAGGGCATTGCAG CAGGTGCAGCACAGTGGCCGAGAGCTTCTGGTCAGGCTGCGCTCTCTCCTAACTATGAGGGAGGACTACATGCACTG CAGAACAAAATGGAAGACCGGCTGGAGGAGGCCATCCATGTGCTGCGAAGTCATGCGGTGGGTCAGTCCCCGGGAATTCCCCGAGCCCATGCTGACGTGCACGGCCTACTGGGTGCCGTCTCCACATCCAGTGGATCTATCGGGGGTCTCCCTCAGGCCTACTCCAACCCAGGACTACCCCTGAGCAACAGACACCCTGCCATG GCTGGAAGCCATCAAGATGACCGTGCCTGCCTTCCTCCCAGCAGCACCCTGTTGCAGTCCACTCATGCTTCAGACACCCCACAGCCTGGAGGAGCACCAGAGGGTTTTAGCA GTTTGCCCGGAGGCTTGGCCCCCGCCACGCATCCCTCAAACAAATCTGACATTAAGAGTGAAGACAAGGAGGACGATGAGAACTCCTCTGTGGCCGATAAGTCTGAGGAAGAGAAGAAGGAAAGTAAACCATCTCGCACCAGAACAAG AAAGGAGGTGTTTACCCATCAAGTCCTTTCAGGTCTATCAGACCAGGGAGAAGA TCTAGACAATGAAGACGATGAGGATTTGCCGCCAGAGTTAAAGGTGGAGCGGGAGAAAGAGCGGCGAGTGGCCAACAACGCACGAGAGCGACTGCGCGTGCGTGACATCAACGAGGCCTTTAAAGAGTTGGGCCGCATGTGCCAGCTGCACCTGAGCAACGATAAACCCCAGACCAAACTGCTCATCCTGCACCAGGCCGTCAACGTGATCCTAAACCTGGAGCAACAAGTCCGTG AACGCAACCTGAACCCAAAAGCGGCATGTCTGAAGCGACGTGAAGAGGAGAAAGTGTCCGGGGTGGTAGGAGACACTCAAATGCAGCTGTCCGGACCGCATCCAGGACTGGGAGGAGATGGCCGCATGTGA
- the LOC127942745 gene encoding transcription factor E2-alpha isoform X2: protein MNEPHQRMATVGTDKELSDLLDFSAMFAPPVANGKNRPTTLASSQFSGSGMEERSSPWAAGEQNSPSFNQNYGEGSHYNEHDGLSSPFLGTGVSGKNERGPYSSFGGQPGFLPSDIAMPSSDAMSPSGLKPGSQFYQSYPSNPRRRPSDGSMEPQPKKIRKPPGLPSSVYAATSGDDYIRDGAAYPGSKPGSVYPGSFYMQEGLHSSSDPWAPSVSIGQSGYTAMMGNSPHISQPGTFSAINPQDRMNYPLHGADVNGFHSGSAAYSHTSAMNGSDSILASRGSVTSSSGDEIGKALASIYPSDHNSNNFSTPSTPVGSPQGIAAGAAQWPRASGQAALSPNYEGGLHALNKMEDRLEEAIHVLRSHAVGQSPGIPRAHADVHGLLGAVSTSSGSIGGLPQAYSNPGLPLSNRHPAMAGSHQDDRACLPPSSTLLQSTHASDTPQPGGAPEGFSSLPGGLAPATHPSNKSDIKSEDKEDDENSSVADKSEEEKKESKPSRTRTRKEVFTHQVLSGLSDQGEDLDNEDDEDLPPELKVEREKERRVANNARERLRVRDINEAFKELGRMCQLHLSNDKPQTKLLILHQAVNVILNLEQQVRERNLNPKAACLKRREEEKVSGVVGDTQMQLSGPHPGLGGDGRM, encoded by the exons ATGAACGAGCCTCACCAGAGAATGGCTACAGTGGGAACAGATAAAGAACTCAGTGACCTGTTGGATTTCAGTGCG ATGTTTGCACCCCCTGTGGCTAATGGGAAGAACAGACCAACCACACTTGCTAGCAGTCAATTTAGTGGTTCAG GTATGGAAGAGCGTAGTAGTCCCTGGGCTGCTGGAGAGCAGAACAGTCCCTCTTTTAACCAG AACTATGGAGAAGGCTCACACTACAATGAACACGATGGACTATCTTCCCCATTCCTTGGCACAGGAGTTAGTG GAAAGAATGAAAGGGGGCCTTACTCTTCCTTTGGGGGCCAG CCTGGGTTCCTGCCCTCAGACATCGCCATGCCTTCTTCAGATGCCATGTCTCCATCCGGACTGAAGCCCGGCTCACAGTTTTACCAGTCATACCCCAGCAACCCCCGGAGACGCCCCTCAGATGGAAGCATGG AACCCCAACCAAAAAAGATCAGGAAGCCACCAGGACTGCCATCATCA GTTTATGCCGCCACCTCTGGTGATGACTATATCCGAGATGGTGCTGCCTACCCAGGCTCCAAACCTGGCTCTGTGTACCCAGGATCTTTTTACATGCAAG AGGGCCTACACTCCTCTTCGGACCCCTGGGCCCCCTCTGTATCCATAGGCCAATCGGGATACACGGCTATGATGGGGAATTCGCCACACATCAGTCAGCCAGGCACATTCTCTGCAATAAACCCACAAGACCGAATG AACTATCCCTTGCACGGAGCGGACGTGAATGGTTTCCATTCGGGCTCCGCAGCCTATAGCCACACATCCGCCATGAATGGATCCGACAGCATTTTGG CAAGCAGAGGTTCAGTCACAAGCAGCTCAGGTGATGAGATCGGAAAAGCTCTTGCTTCG ATCTATCCTTCGGACCACAACAGCAACAACTTCTCCACTCCTTCCACTCCTGTGGGCTCCCCTCAGGGCATTGCAG CAGGTGCAGCACAGTGGCCGAGAGCTTCTGGTCAGGCTGCGCTCTCTCCTAACTATGAGGGAGGACTACATGCACTG AACAAAATGGAAGACCGGCTGGAGGAGGCCATCCATGTGCTGCGAAGTCATGCGGTGGGTCAGTCCCCGGGAATTCCCCGAGCCCATGCTGACGTGCACGGCCTACTGGGTGCCGTCTCCACATCCAGTGGATCTATCGGGGGTCTCCCTCAGGCCTACTCCAACCCAGGACTACCCCTGAGCAACAGACACCCTGCCATG GCTGGAAGCCATCAAGATGACCGTGCCTGCCTTCCTCCCAGCAGCACCCTGTTGCAGTCCACTCATGCTTCAGACACCCCACAGCCTGGAGGAGCACCAGAGGGTTTTAGCA GTTTGCCCGGAGGCTTGGCCCCCGCCACGCATCCCTCAAACAAATCTGACATTAAGAGTGAAGACAAGGAGGACGATGAGAACTCCTCTGTGGCCGATAAGTCTGAGGAAGAGAAGAAGGAAAGTAAACCATCTCGCACCAGAACAAG AAAGGAGGTGTTTACCCATCAAGTCCTTTCAGGTCTATCAGACCAGGGAGAAGA TCTAGACAATGAAGACGATGAGGATTTGCCGCCAGAGTTAAAGGTGGAGCGGGAGAAAGAGCGGCGAGTGGCCAACAACGCACGAGAGCGACTGCGCGTGCGTGACATCAACGAGGCCTTTAAAGAGTTGGGCCGCATGTGCCAGCTGCACCTGAGCAACGATAAACCCCAGACCAAACTGCTCATCCTGCACCAGGCCGTCAACGTGATCCTAAACCTGGAGCAACAAGTCCGTG AACGCAACCTGAACCCAAAAGCGGCATGTCTGAAGCGACGTGAAGAGGAGAAAGTGTCCGGGGTGGTAGGAGACACTCAAATGCAGCTGTCCGGACCGCATCCAGGACTGGGAGGAGATGGCCGCATGTGA
- the LOC127942745 gene encoding transcription factor E2-alpha isoform X9 gives MNEPHQRMATVGTDKELSDLLDFSAMFAPPVANGKNRPTTLASSQFSGSGMEERSSPWAAGEQNSPSFNQNYGEGSHYNEHDGLSSPFLGTGVSGKNERGPYSSFGGQPGFLPSDIAMPSSDAMSPSGLKPGSQFYQSYPSNPRRRPSDGSMEPQPKKIRKPPGLPSSVYAATSGDDYIRDGAAYPGSKPGSVYPGSFYMQEGLHSSSDPWAPSVSIGQSGYTAMMGNSPHISQPGTFSAINPQDRMNYPLHGADVNGFHSGSAAYSHTSAMNGSDSILASRGSVTSSSGDEIGKALASIYPSDHNSNNFSTPSTPVGSPQGIAGAAQWPRASGQAALSPNYEGGLHALNKMEDRLEEAIHVLRSHAVGQSPGIPRAHADVHGLLGAVSTSSGSIGGLPQAYSNPGLPLSNRHPAMAGSHQDDRACLPPSSTLLQSTHASDTPQPGGAPEGFSSLPGGLAPATHPSNKSDIKSEDKEDDENSSVADKSEEEKKESKPSRTRTSLDNEDDEDLPPELKVEREKERRVANNARERLRVRDINEAFKELGRMCQLHLSNDKPQTKLLILHQAVNVILNLEQQVRERNLNPKAACLKRREEEKVSGVVGDTQMQLSGPHPGLGGDGRM, from the exons ATGAACGAGCCTCACCAGAGAATGGCTACAGTGGGAACAGATAAAGAACTCAGTGACCTGTTGGATTTCAGTGCG ATGTTTGCACCCCCTGTGGCTAATGGGAAGAACAGACCAACCACACTTGCTAGCAGTCAATTTAGTGGTTCAG GTATGGAAGAGCGTAGTAGTCCCTGGGCTGCTGGAGAGCAGAACAGTCCCTCTTTTAACCAG AACTATGGAGAAGGCTCACACTACAATGAACACGATGGACTATCTTCCCCATTCCTTGGCACAGGAGTTAGTG GAAAGAATGAAAGGGGGCCTTACTCTTCCTTTGGGGGCCAG CCTGGGTTCCTGCCCTCAGACATCGCCATGCCTTCTTCAGATGCCATGTCTCCATCCGGACTGAAGCCCGGCTCACAGTTTTACCAGTCATACCCCAGCAACCCCCGGAGACGCCCCTCAGATGGAAGCATGG AACCCCAACCAAAAAAGATCAGGAAGCCACCAGGACTGCCATCATCA GTTTATGCCGCCACCTCTGGTGATGACTATATCCGAGATGGTGCTGCCTACCCAGGCTCCAAACCTGGCTCTGTGTACCCAGGATCTTTTTACATGCAAG AGGGCCTACACTCCTCTTCGGACCCCTGGGCCCCCTCTGTATCCATAGGCCAATCGGGATACACGGCTATGATGGGGAATTCGCCACACATCAGTCAGCCAGGCACATTCTCTGCAATAAACCCACAAGACCGAATG AACTATCCCTTGCACGGAGCGGACGTGAATGGTTTCCATTCGGGCTCCGCAGCCTATAGCCACACATCCGCCATGAATGGATCCGACAGCATTTTGG CAAGCAGAGGTTCAGTCACAAGCAGCTCAGGTGATGAGATCGGAAAAGCTCTTGCTTCG ATCTATCCTTCGGACCACAACAGCAACAACTTCTCCACTCCTTCCACTCCTGTGGGCTCCCCTCAGGGCATTGCAG GTGCAGCACAGTGGCCGAGAGCTTCTGGTCAGGCTGCGCTCTCTCCTAACTATGAGGGAGGACTACATGCACTG AACAAAATGGAAGACCGGCTGGAGGAGGCCATCCATGTGCTGCGAAGTCATGCGGTGGGTCAGTCCCCGGGAATTCCCCGAGCCCATGCTGACGTGCACGGCCTACTGGGTGCCGTCTCCACATCCAGTGGATCTATCGGGGGTCTCCCTCAGGCCTACTCCAACCCAGGACTACCCCTGAGCAACAGACACCCTGCCATG GCTGGAAGCCATCAAGATGACCGTGCCTGCCTTCCTCCCAGCAGCACCCTGTTGCAGTCCACTCATGCTTCAGACACCCCACAGCCTGGAGGAGCACCAGAGGGTTTTAGCA GTTTGCCCGGAGGCTTGGCCCCCGCCACGCATCCCTCAAACAAATCTGACATTAAGAGTGAAGACAAGGAGGACGATGAGAACTCCTCTGTGGCCGATAAGTCTGAGGAAGAGAAGAAGGAAAGTAAACCATCTCGCACCAGAACAAG TCTAGACAATGAAGACGATGAGGATTTGCCGCCAGAGTTAAAGGTGGAGCGGGAGAAAGAGCGGCGAGTGGCCAACAACGCACGAGAGCGACTGCGCGTGCGTGACATCAACGAGGCCTTTAAAGAGTTGGGCCGCATGTGCCAGCTGCACCTGAGCAACGATAAACCCCAGACCAAACTGCTCATCCTGCACCAGGCCGTCAACGTGATCCTAAACCTGGAGCAACAAGTCCGTG AACGCAACCTGAACCCAAAAGCGGCATGTCTGAAGCGACGTGAAGAGGAGAAAGTGTCCGGGGTGGTAGGAGACACTCAAATGCAGCTGTCCGGACCGCATCCAGGACTGGGAGGAGATGGCCGCATGTGA
- the LOC127942745 gene encoding transcription factor E2-alpha isoform X4 → MNEPHQRMATVGTDKELSDLLDFSAMFAPPVANGKNRPTTLASSQFSGSGMEERSSPWAAGEQNSPSFNQNYGEGSHYNEHDGLSSPFLGTGVSGKNERGPYSSFGGQPGFLPSDIAMPSSDAMSPSGLKPGSQFYQSYPSNPRRRPSDGSMEPQPKKIRKPPGLPSSVYAATSGDDYIRDGAAYPGSKPGSVYPGSFYMQEGLHSSSDPWAPSVSIGQSGYTAMMGNSPHISQPGTFSAINPQDRMNYPLHGADVNGFHSGSAAYSHTSAMNGSDSILASRGSVTSSSGDEIGKALASIYPSDHNSNNFSTPSTPVGSPQGIAAGAAQWPRASGQAALSPNYEGGLHALQNKMEDRLEEAIHVLRSHAVGQSPGIPRAHADVHGLLGAVSTSSGSIGGLPQAYSNPGLPLSNRHPAMAGSHQDDRACLPPSSTLLQSTHASDTPQPGGAPEGFSSLPGGLAPATHPSNKSDIKSEDKEDDENSSVADKSEEEKKESKPSRTRTRKEVFTHQVLSGLSDQGEDLDNEDDEDLPPELKVEREKERRVANNARERLRVRDINEAFKELGRMCQLHLSNDKPQTKLLILHQAVNVILNLEQQVRERNLNPKAACLKRREEEKVSGVVGDTQMQLSGPHPGLGGDGRM, encoded by the exons ATGAACGAGCCTCACCAGAGAATGGCTACAGTGGGAACAGATAAAGAACTCAGTGACCTGTTGGATTTCAGTGCG ATGTTTGCACCCCCTGTGGCTAATGGGAAGAACAGACCAACCACACTTGCTAGCAGTCAATTTAGTGGTTCAG GTATGGAAGAGCGTAGTAGTCCCTGGGCTGCTGGAGAGCAGAACAGTCCCTCTTTTAACCAG AACTATGGAGAAGGCTCACACTACAATGAACACGATGGACTATCTTCCCCATTCCTTGGCACAGGAGTTAGTG GAAAGAATGAAAGGGGGCCTTACTCTTCCTTTGGGGGCCAG CCTGGGTTCCTGCCCTCAGACATCGCCATGCCTTCTTCAGATGCCATGTCTCCATCCGGACTGAAGCCCGGCTCACAGTTTTACCAGTCATACCCCAGCAACCCCCGGAGACGCCCCTCAGATGGAAGCATGG AACCCCAACCAAAAAAGATCAGGAAGCCACCAGGACTGCCATCATCA GTTTATGCCGCCACCTCTGGTGATGACTATATCCGAGATGGTGCTGCCTACCCAGGCTCCAAACCTGGCTCTGTGTACCCAGGATCTTTTTACATGCAAG AGGGCCTACACTCCTCTTCGGACCCCTGGGCCCCCTCTGTATCCATAGGCCAATCGGGATACACGGCTATGATGGGGAATTCGCCACACATCAGTCAGCCAGGCACATTCTCTGCAATAAACCCACAAGACCGAATG AACTATCCCTTGCACGGAGCGGACGTGAATGGTTTCCATTCGGGCTCCGCAGCCTATAGCCACACATCCGCCATGAATGGATCCGACAGCATTTTGG CAAGCAGAGGTTCAGTCACAAGCAGCTCAGGTGATGAGATCGGAAAAGCTCTTGCTTCG ATCTATCCTTCGGACCACAACAGCAACAACTTCTCCACTCCTTCCACTCCTGTGGGCTCCCCTCAGGGCATTGCAG CAGGTGCAGCACAGTGGCCGAGAGCTTCTGGTCAGGCTGCGCTCTCTCCTAACTATGAGGGAGGACTACATGCACTG CAGAACAAAATGGAAGACCGGCTGGAGGAGGCCATCCATGTGCTGCGAAGTCATGCGGTGGGTCAGTCCCCGGGAATTCCCCGAGCCCATGCTGACGTGCACGGCCTACTGGGTGCCGTCTCCACATCCAGTGGATCTATCGGGGGTCTCCCTCAGGCCTACTCCAACCCAGGACTACCCCTGAGCAACAGACACCCTGCCATG GCTGGAAGCCATCAAGATGACCGTGCCTGCCTTCCTCCCAGCAGCACCCTGTTGCAGTCCACTCATGCTTCAGACACCCCACAGCCTGGAGGAGCACCAGAGGGTTTTAGCA GTTTGCCCGGAGGCTTGGCCCCCGCCACGCATCCCTCAAACAAATCTGACATTAAGAGTGAAGACAAGGAGGACGATGAGAACTCCTCTGTGGCCGATAAGTCTGAGGAAGAGAAGAAGGAAAGTAAACCATCTCGCACCAGAACAAG AAAGGAGGTGTTTACCCATCAAGTCCTTTCAGGTCTATCAGACCAGGGAGAAGA TCTAGACAATGAAGACGATGAGGATTTGCCGCCAGAGTTAAAGGTGGAGCGGGAGAAAGAGCGGCGAGTGGCCAACAACGCACGAGAGCGACTGCGCGTGCGTGACATCAACGAGGCCTTTAAAGAGTTGGGCCGCATGTGCCAGCTGCACCTGAGCAACGATAAACCCCAGACCAAACTGCTCATCCTGCACCAGGCCGTCAACGTGATCCTAAACCTGGAGCAACAAGTCCGTG AACGCAACCTGAACCCAAAAGCGGCATGTCTGAAGCGACGTGAAGAGGAGAAAGTGTCCGGGGTGGTAGGAGACACTCAAATGCAGCTGTCCGGACCGCATCCAGGACTGGGAGGAGATGGCCGCATGTGA